One stretch of Armigeres subalbatus isolate Guangzhou_Male chromosome 2, GZ_Asu_2, whole genome shotgun sequence DNA includes these proteins:
- the LOC134209558 gene encoding uncharacterized protein LOC134209558: protein MQSKLNNLAERSSTAGLTINVNRTESLDVNTNNPSNLTVAGQAVEKIENFKYLGSQLASDGGTKIDIEDGLLLRSEMANHNGNKPICSRDLSNIRVNRIYIDASYGCAGCDRPDSADNIVQCDKCSGWWHFSCASVNASIADRSIWICEKCLTPPQPPRSVSNLTTSSNRRAVLAINLQRLAEEQELRKKELEITMEKEFVKAKYDLLEQCALDEENDARSVRSRIQEIEARDRDKDVNVWVGQVAASLPENKSLTDPKTPSFPVSVNRRVNTADRFSEKGEKGACMVKTNTEAGQSMSTPISLDRNDDVIDCKASRMKDGDVNKNLSKRVAVVKRDLKRSEEKHDEVNEDFALLRSELQKCQESTKIDRQTMQELRDQLKRCQLQLQQRNAEPLAPNGQSLWPLRDVSKGAVPKSKLPTTAAPLFPPSVNLAREPDTDCILDRRGFNLLSSQGPHEQMRNNFARLNEIGPSNNQQTIRDAGRNQEVDILFQEVRRPSPEQLAARQVMPRDLPDFHGDPEEWPLFISSLRNTTSACGYSRVENLARLQRSLKGNALKSVRYNLLDPDSVPEVIRTLQTLYGRPEVIISRLIKTVREAPAPKSERLETLIDFGMAVRNLVSHLIAADQRSHLANPVLLQELVEKLPANVKMQWAQHLVEFPDMTLQTFSSFMSSVVESVSKVVLYSSSQGSRMDKMKPRDKGYVHSHVETVDTLPQNKHKTEAFKSCIVCGKGSHRVKDCFTFKNGNADSRWKTVTALNLCRCCLGQHGRRSCRSSMRCEIDGCQLRHHPLLHSATKSATNRIEGHNYHHCGQSVLFRILPVTISGPSKSIDTFAFLDEGSSATLVEQSLADQLNLHGPMVPLCLKWTADMYRSEENSQMVSVQISALGNRKKYCLKNARTVERLNLPSQTLCFEELQEKYQHLSGLPIRSYQKAVPRLLIGLRNLSLAVPQRIKEGKQGPIAVKTRVGWCVYGSMSEDPEINHFNYHICECDNGEKLDSMIREYFNAEEAGLQKMQTLETDDVRRARCILEKTTRREGNHFATGLLWKHNEIDLPNSFPMALQRLKCLERRMSRDPVLKENLHRQLQEYQNKHYAHPATEAELNEADPRRIWYLPLGAVVNPKKPKKVRLIWDAAAKVNGVSLNTFLLPGPDLLVSLPSVLFRFRQYPVATCGDIKEMFHQIKVTTADRHSQRFLWRATEEEPPRIFLMDVLTFGSTSSPSSAQFVKNKNAKEHEIQFPRAAEGIMKSTYVDDYLDSFENVEEAKLVADQVRRVYANGGFEIRNWSSNEVKVLEYLGECPKVSTKDLMATGDEESERVLGMLWLTETDMLSFSTMFRTDIEELIRSKTRPTKRQLLKTVMSLFDPLGLLASFLVHGKIIMQQVWRAGTKWDEYVDDRIEQQWQKWIALFNRISEIQIPRCYFQAASNEQYGTLQTHLFVDASEAAYSAVVYFRIIDMEGNPRCSLVTAKTKVAPLKYVSIPRLELMAAVLGARLLLFVEENHTIPIKQRFCWSDSNTVLAWLRSEHRRYKQFVACRVGEVLELTKENEWRWVPSKLNVADEATKWGKGPCFDVGSRWVQGPEFLSKPQELWPRTITPTISTEEELRPCHLFHDVITPLFDFERFSNWSRLLRTVAFVFHPFTVYKANKASYKVGKEPTHEDLRAAEIQIWKTVQWTAYSDEISILTENKHRSEIQRSALDKSSPIYKLTPMLDDVGVLRIDSRTGAARVDAFDLKYPVILPRKHHVTYLIVDYYHRKYLHGNAETIVNELRQKYYIPRIRVTVRTVTRLCQWCKVYKSQPAVPRMAPLPEARLSPGVRPFSYIGIDYFGPTLVKVGRSNAKRWICLITCLTVRAVHVEVAYDLSTQSCIACIRRFICRRGAPLEIYSDNGRNFVGANGILQEQMQRINKEAAATFTNTETKWFFIPPSAPHMGGSWERLVRSVKTALMSIPQDRKFDDEALLTHLVEAESIVNSRPLTYLPLDSPEQEALTPNHFILGSSSGVKQPPVDLGCPSRELRNTWVLVQENLNYFWKRWIREYLPTLTRRTKWFGEVKPINSGDLVVIIEDNKRNGWTRGRIVDVMKGKDGRVRQAVVQTTRGLFKRPVSRLAVLDVAGTCKAQHSTNPYGEGNVGDAAHSATLPTTANC from the exons GGCAAACCACAACGGTAATAAACCCATTTGTTCGCGAGATCTATCAAACATTAGGGTGAACCGAATCT ACATCGATGCATCATACGGATGTGCGGGCTGCGATCGCCCTGACTCTGCCGACAACATCGTACAATGCGACAAATGTTCTGGCTGGTGGCATTTCTCCTGCGCCAGTGTTAATGCCTCCATAGCTGATCGATCCATTTGGATATGTGAGAAGTGTTTGACTCCTCCACAACCACCACGGTCTGTCTCCAACCTTACGACGTCTTCTAATCGTAGAGCCGTGTTAGCAATCAACCTACAACGTCTAGCAGAAGAACAGGAATTGCGAAAAAAGGAATTGGAAATCACGATGGAAAAAGAGTTTGTAAAGGCAAAGTACGATCTTCTCGAACAGTGTGCGTTAGACGAGGAGAATGATGCTCGCAGCGTACGCAGTCGTATCCAGGAGATCGAAGCACGAGATCGAGACAAGGACGTCAACGTCTGGGTGGGTCAAGTAGCAGCGTCGCTCCCAGAGAACAAATCGCTCACTGACCCGAAGACCCCTTCTTTTCCCGTGAGCGTAAATAGGAGAGTGAATACAGCCGATCGTTTCTCAGAGAAAGGGGAAAAAGGTGCATGTATGGTCAAAACAAATACTGAGGCCGGTCAGTCTATGTCTACGCCAATTTCTCTTGACCGCAACGACGACGTCATTGATTGCAAAGCGAGTAGAATGAAGGATggcgatgtaaacaaaaatttgtcCAAGCGAGTGGCAGTAGTAAAACGGGATCTGAAAAGAAGTGAAGAAAAGCATGATGAAGTCAACGAGGATTTTGCACTACTGAGGTCGGAATTGCAAAAGTGCCAAGAAAGTACAAAGATTGATCGCCAAACCATGCAGGAGCTTCGAGACCAACTGAAGAGGTGTCAACTTCAACTACAGCAGCGTAATGCAGAACCACTAGCGCCGAATGGACAGTCACTATGGCCATTGAGAGACGTGTCAAAAGGAGCTGTACCCAAAAGTAAATTGCCAACCACAGCGGCCCCTTTGTTTCCGCCCAGTGTAAATCTTGCTAGGGAGCCAGATACCGATTGCATTTTGGATAGACGTGGATTCAATTTGTTGAGTAGTCAGGGCCCTCATGAGCAGATGCGTAACAACTTCGCACGCTTGAATGAGATAGGTCCTAGCAATAATCAGCAAACCATACGAGACGCTGGCCGTAACCAAGAAGTGGACATTCTGTTCCAAGAAGTTCGTCGGCCATCACCAGAGCAACTTGCAGCGAGGCAGGTAATGCCCAGGGATCTACCCGACTTCCACGGTGACCCGGAAGAGTGGCCACTTTTTATAAGTAGTCTACGTAACACCACGTCCGCTTGTGGATACAGCAGAGTAGAAAACCTTGCCCGATTGCAAAGGTCCTTGAAAGGAAATGCACTCAAATCAGTGCGCTATAATCTGTTAGATCCAGATTCAGTACCGGAAGTGATTCGGACGCTTCAAACGCTCTATGGACGTCCGGAAGTCATCATAAGTAGGCTGATCAAAACCGTTCGTGAGGCTCCAGCCCCAAAATCAGAGCGGTTAGAAACTCTCATCGATTTCGGAATGGCGGTCAGGAACTTGGTAAGCCATCTTATTGCGGCTGACCAGCGGAGTCATCTCGCCAATCCAGTCCTTTTACAAGAACTGGTGGAAAAACTGCCAGCTAATGTAAAGATGCAGTGGGCTCAACACTTGGTTGAATTTCCTGATATGACGCTGCAAACTTTTAGCAGCTTTATGTCTTCAGTGGTCGAATCAGTAAGCAAGGTGGTATTGTACAGCAGTAGCCAAGGTTCTAGGATGGACAAAATGAAACCAAGAGACAAAGGATACGTGCATTCACATGTAGAAACTGTAGATACCCTACCCCAGAATAAGCACAAAACTGAAGCTTTTAAATCCTGCATTGTATGTGGAAAAGGTAGCCATCGGGTCAAAGATTGCTTCACGTTCAAAAACGGTAACGCTGACAGTCGGTGGAAGACTGTTACTGCTTTGAATCTCTGCCGCTGCTGCTTGGGACAACATGGACGGAGATCTTGTAGAAGTTCAATGCGGTGCGAAATCGACGGGTGTCAGCTTCGGCACCATCCACTGCTGCACTCAGCAACAAAGTCGGCCACTAACAGGATAGAAGGCCACAACTATCACCACTGTGGACAATCTGTACTTTTCCGAATACTTCCAGTGACCATATCCGGCCCATCAAAATCTATCGATACTTTCGCCTTTCTGGACGAGGGTTCATCGGCTACTTTGGTGGAGCAAAGCTTAGCGGACCAGCTGAATCTACACGGTCCAATGGTCCCTCTCTGCTTGAAATGGACCGCTGATATGTATCGCTCCGAAGAAAACTCACAAATGGTCTCGGTACAAATATCGGCGTTAGGAAATAGGAAGAAATACTGCTTGAAGAATGCTAGAACCGTAGAGCGTCTGAATCTGCCCTCTCAAACACTCTGTTTtgaagaacttcaggagaaatacCAACACCTAAGCGGCTTACCGATCCGTAGCTACCAGAAGGCTGTTCCGCGATTACTGATTGGACTGCGTAATCTATCACTGGCAGTGCCACAAAGGATCAAAGAAGGAAAGCAAGGCCCAATAGCAGTGAAAACACGCGTTGGTTGGTGCGTATATGGGAGTATGTCGGAAGATCCAGAAATAAATCATTTCAACTACCATATTTGCGAATGCGATAACGGAGAAAAATTGGACAGTATGATTCGCGAATATTTTAACGCAGAAGAAGCCGGACTACAGAAGATGCAAACGTTAGAAACAGATGACGTAAGAAGGGCTCGATGTATTCTGGAAAAAACCACTCGTAGGGAAGGTAACCACTTCGCAACAGGGCTGTTGTGGAAACACAATGAAATTGACCTTCCTAACAGCTTTCCAATGGCTTTACAGCGGTTGAAGTGTTTAGAGAGACGCATGTCTCGTGACCCTGTGCTCAAAGAAAACCTGCACAGACAACTGCAGGAATATCAGAACAAGCATTACGCACACCCTGCCACGGAAGCGGAGCTTAACGAAGCAGATCCCAGACGAATATGGTATCTTCCATTAGGCGctgttgtcaatccaaaaaaaccAAAGAAGGTTCGACTAATTTGGGACGCAGCAGCCAAAGTTAATGGAGTATCCCTAAATACGTTTCTTCTCCCAGGACCCGACCTGCTTGTATCGCTACCCTCCGTTCTATTTCGATTCCGTCAATACCCGGTGGCAACCTGCGGTGACATTAAAGAAATGTTTCACCAAATCAAAGTCACCACAGCAGACCGTCATTCTCAGCGATTTCTTTGGCGAGCAACAGAGGAAGAACCCCCAAGAATCTTCCTGATGGATGTATTGACCTTCGGTTCAACCAGTTCCCCTTCATCCGCGCAATttgttaaaaacaaaaatgcGAAGGAGCATGAAATCCAGTTTCCTAGAGCGGCTGAGGGAATCATGAAGTCCACCTACGTTGACGATTATCTCGATAGTTTTGAGAACGTAGAAGAAGCTAAACTAGTCGCCGATCAAGTTCGCCGTGTATACGCAAACGGCGGATTCGAGATACGAAATTGGTCCAGTAACGAGGTAAAGGTTTTGGAATATCTGGGTGAATGTCCGAAAGTTTCTACAAAAGATTTGATGGCCACTGGGGATGAAGAATCTGAAAGAGTGCTCGGTATGCTCTGGCTAACAGAAACGGATATGCTTAGCTTTTCTACGATGTTTAGGACAGACATAGAAGAACTCATACGATCGAAAACCAGACCAACTAAAAGGCAGCTACTGAAGACCGTGATGAGCTTGTTCGACCCACTTGGACTCCTTGCATCGTTCTTAGTTCACGGCAAAATTATTATGCAGCAGGTATGGCGTGCCGGAACAAAGTGGGATGAATACGTGGATGATCGGATAGAGCAACAATGGCAGAAATGGATCGCGTTGTTCAACCGTATAAGTGAAATACAGATACCTCGCTGCTATTTCCAGGCAGCTAGCAATGAGCAATACGGAACACTGCAAACACATTTGTTCGTCGACGCCAGCGAGGCGGCCTATTCCGCCGTGGTATACTTCAGGATCATCGATATGGAAGGCAACCCGCGATGTTCTCTCGTGACAGCAAAAACCAAGGTAGCTCCACTGAAATATGTGTCTATTCCACGCTTGGAGCTGATGGCGGCCGTTTTGGGAGCTCGCTTGCTACTGTTCGTGGAAGAAAATCACACAATACCAATTAAACAACGGTTCTGTTGGTCTGACTCCAACACTGTTTTGGCCTGGCTTCGTTCCGAACATCGCCGTTATAAACAATTTGTTGCATGTCGCGTAGGAGAGGTGTTGGAGCTAACAAAAGAGAACGAATGGAGGTGGGTTCCCAGCAAATTGAATGTCGCAGATGAGGCTACCAAATGGGGCAAAGGACCATGCTTCGACGTCGGAAGTCGTTGGGTACAAGGACCGGAGTTTTTGAGTAAGCCACAGGAGCTGTGGCCGAGAACTATAACCCCAACCATCTCGACAGAAGAGGAATTACGACCATGTCACTTGTTTCACGATGTGATAACACCACTATTCGATTTCGAACGTTTTTCCAATTGGAGCAGATTGCTGAGAACGGTAGCATTCGTTTTTCATCCTTTCACGGTTTACAAAGCCAATAAAGCAAGTTACAAGGTGGGAAAAGAACCAACTCACGAAGATTTAAGAGCAGCAGAAATTCAAATCTGGAAGACGGTGCAGTGGACCGCCTACTCGGATGAAATAAGTATCCTAACTGAAAATAAGCATCGGTCGGAAATACAGCGCAGTGCACTCGATAAGTCAAGTCCTATCTATAAGCTTACGCCCATGCTTGATGATGTCGGAGTTCTACGTATAGATAGCCGCACGGGAGCGGCACGTGTGGATGCATTTGACCTCAAATATCCTGTCATACTTCCCCGAAAGCATCATGTAACCTATTTAATCGTGGATTACTATCACAGGAAATATCTCCACGGCAACGCCGAGACTATCGTCAATGAACTCCGCCAGAAATATTACATTCCACGGATTCGCGTTACGGTGCGGACGGTGACAAGACTGTGTCAATGGTGCAAGGTATACAAGTCGCAACCAGCTGTGCCAAGAATGGCTCCACTACCTGAAGCTCGATTATCACCTGGAGTACGGCCTTTCAGTTACATCGGGATCGACTACTTCGGACCGACACTAGTGAAAGTAGGTCGGTCTAATGCTAAAAGATGGATATGCCTCATAACTTGTTTAACGGTCCGAGCTGTACATGTTGAAGTCGCTTATGACTTATCCACTCAGTCTTGCATAGCATGCATCCGCAGATTTATATGCAGGAGAGGAGCACCGTTGGAGATTTACTCCGACAATGGGCGAAACTTCGTAGGAGCCAATGGAATTCTTCAAGAGCAAATGCAGCGCATCAATAAAGAAGCTGCAGCAACATTTACAAATACGGAGACGAAGTGGTTCTTCATACCTCCATCCGCTCCTCATATGGGGGGCTCATGGGAGCGTCTGGTACGCTCAGTCAAAACAGCATTGATGAGTATACCACAGGACCGAAAATTCGACGATGAAGCTTTGCTCACACACCTGGTGGAAGCAGAGTCAATAGTTAATTCCCGACCTCTAACATACTTGCCACTCGATTCACCGGAACAAGAGGCGCTAACCCCCAACCACTTTATTTTGGGCAGCTCGAGCGGTGTCAAACAACCTCCCGTAGATTTGGGATGTCCAAGCCGAGAGCTTCGCAACACCTGGGTACTTGTGCAAGAAAACTTGAACTATTTCTGGAAGCGTTGGATACGGGAATATCTTCCTACACTTACAAGACGGACCAAATGGTTTGGTGAAGTCAAACCCATAAATTCGGGTGACTTAGTAGTCATCATTGAGGACAACAAACGCAACGGATGGACGCGTGGACGAATTGTGGACGTGATGAAAGGAAAGGATGGTAGAGTTCGTCAAGCTGTAGTACAAACGACGAGAGGATTATTTAAGAGACCTGTGTCTAGGCTGGCAGTACTGGACGTCGCAGGAACCTGTAAGGCTCAGCATAGTACCAATCCTTACGGGGAGGGGAATGTTGGCGACGCAGCACATTCGGCAACCCTGCCAACTACTGCCAACTGTTAA